Proteins from a genomic interval of Nitrososphaerota archaeon:
- a CDS encoding translocase — MLQAITGFIAGQEWIFIAIAAGIILFGAKKIPELARTLGKSRMEYEKGKFEAEKELKDLKDKKD; from the coding sequence TAACCGGCTTTATTGCAGGCCAAGAATGGATCTTTATTGCAATTGCCGCAGGCATCATTCTGTTTGGTGCAAAAAAGATTCCAGAGCTTGCAAGAACACTCGGTAAATCCAGAATGGAATACGAAAAAGGCAAGTTTGAGGCAGAAAAAGAGCTCAAAGATCTCAAAGACAAAAAAGACTAG
- a CDS encoding SRPBCC family protein translates to MPKITIIKDITAERQRVFDIIANYENFQNILPKYFPSIRVRSVRENIAIVEEHMRLGDKELVMMTKHVSKYPESHDVFVLGGDIKGTHISEIYEKTDKGTKLTINADIKLNGTMKLASIFGKSKIVPEFNKVMDEFCKTAEI, encoded by the coding sequence CTGCCGAAAATTACAATCATTAAAGACATCACGGCAGAGCGACAACGCGTCTTTGATATTATTGCAAATTATGAGAATTTCCAAAACATTCTGCCAAAATATTTTCCATCGATTAGGGTCAGATCAGTTCGAGAAAACATCGCTATAGTGGAAGAGCACATGAGGCTGGGTGACAAGGAGTTAGTCATGATGACAAAACATGTCAGCAAATATCCAGAATCACACGATGTCTTTGTTTTGGGCGGTGACATCAAGGGTACTCACATTTCAGAAATCTATGAAAAAACAGACAAAGGAACCAAACTGACAATTAATGCCGATATCAAGCTAAATGGCACGATGAAGCTGGCAAGCATTTTTGGCAAATCCAAGATTGTACCTGAATTTAACAAAGTAATGGACGAGTTTTGTAAAACAGCGGAAATCTAG